The DNA window AAAGGAAAGGCTTTGAACGCAATGATGCTGGGAGAGAGAGACGCACAACATCTGGGAATTAATGTGGAAAGATTGAAGAAGCAGATCGTCATTATTACTTCTTTAATGATAGGAACCTGTGTGGCATTTTCGGGGACGATTGGTTTTGTAGGGCTTATTGTACCTTATATTTTAAGGCTTTTATTTAAATCGAATTATGTTTTCATATTGCCACTATCTGCCGTGCTGGGAAGTATTTTACTTTTGATTGCCGATACCATCAGCAGAAGTATTGTAGCACCATCAGAATTGCCAATTGGTATTTTAACCTCTCTTATTGGAGGGCCGATTTTTATTGCTATTTTAATTAAATTTAAGAAATCTTTGTAATGATAAAAGCACATCAGATTAATTATCTTCACAAGGACTTTAAAATTCTTGATAGTGTTGATGTCTCTTTGGGTTACGGCGAATTTTTAGCAATCGTTGGTCCCAACGGAGCAGGTAAATCGAGCCTTTTAAGTGTTTTGGCTAATGAAGTGAAAGAGGGAAAACCAAAAATTATATTTAAAGATAAACCTATCGCAGATTGGGAAGTAAAGGAGTTATCCAGGCACAAATCCAAGTTTTCTCAGCATAATTCCAATGAAATCCCTTTACAGGTTAAAGATGTAGTGATGATGGGGAGATATCCTTATTTTGATGCTCAACCCGGTAAAGAAGATCTTGAAGCGATGAATAATATGATGTATGAAACAGATATTTTTCATCTTAAAGAAAGAGATTATAATACATTATCCGGAGGTGAAAAACAGAGAGTGCATCTGTCAAGAGTAATGGCTCAATTGCAGAATGAAATTGCCCATAAGCTGGTTTTTCTGGATGAACCTTTGAATAATCTGGATATAAAACATCAATATAAAGCTTTGGAAATTATCAAAAATTTCACCAAAAAAGCCAATAGTGCTATTGTTGTTTTACATGATCTGAACCTTGCTGCACAATTTGCCGATAAGATTTTATTGATGAAATCAGGGAAAGTTTTTTCATATGGCACACCACAGGAAGTTTTTACGGCAGAAACGATTAGCAAAGCTTATAATTTTCCCTGTACCATTTGCGACCACCCTATTACCAATAACCCAATGATCATTTTTGGATAACCATGGAAAAAGAAGAATTAAAAATCCTCGCTCAAAACCTCGCTAATCCTCAGGGAGAAAAAGGGGTAGAAATAGGTGAAATGATGAATGCCACCAACATCAGTATGACGTTGGAGAGCATCAAAGCACTTGTGATAGAAGATCATGAGAATATCCTTGAAATAGGACACGGAAATGCAGGTCACCTGAAAAGTATTTTCAAGCTGGCCAAAAATCTGAGCTATACAGGGATTGATATTTCTGAAACGATGCACAACGAAGCCAGAAAATTAAATAAAGAATTTGAAAATCACGCAGATTTTGTGTTGTATGAAGG is part of the Chryseobacterium lactis genome and encodes:
- a CDS encoding heme ABC transporter ATP-binding protein, whose product is MIKAHQINYLHKDFKILDSVDVSLGYGEFLAIVGPNGAGKSSLLSVLANEVKEGKPKIIFKDKPIADWEVKELSRHKSKFSQHNSNEIPLQVKDVVMMGRYPYFDAQPGKEDLEAMNNMMYETDIFHLKERDYNTLSGGEKQRVHLSRVMAQLQNEIAHKLVFLDEPLNNLDIKHQYKALEIIKNFTKKANSAIVVLHDLNLAAQFADKILLMKSGKVFSYGTPQEVFTAETISKAYNFPCTICDHPITNNPMIIFG